In Streptomyces venezuelae, the sequence GCGGCCTGCGGCTTCGTCGCGGTGACGGAGGGGCTGGTCATCGGTGGGTCCTTCCGGTCGAGCGGCCCGATGGGGAGGCAGGGAGGGTGTTGTTCAAATTCGAACCGCTAGCCCCGACCCTAACCATTGATTCAAATTGGAACAACCCGTGTAGTCTGGGGTCATGGCTGAACCGAGATGGTTGGACGACCGCGAGATGCGCGCCTGGAGCGGATTCCTGGCGGCTTCGGCCCTGGTGAACCGCCGCCTCGACCAACAGCTCAAGGACGACGCCGGGCTCTCGCACCCCCAGTACGAGATCCTCGTGCGGCTCGCCGCGGCGCCCGGGCGCGAACTGCGGATGACCGAGCTGGCCAACGGCCTGATCAACTCCAAGAGCGGGCTGACCTACCAGGTCACCCAGATGGAGAAGGCCGGTCTGGTCCGCCGCCGCAGCTGTCCCTCCGACGTCCGCGGCGTCTTCGCCGTCCTCACCGACGCCGGCCGGGCCAAGCTGGAGGAGGCCGCCCCCGGGCACGTGGCGACGGTCCGGGAGATCCTCGTCGACGTCCTCACCCCCGGACAGCTCGACGCCCTCGCCGACGGTCTGGGCGAGGTCGGCCGCCGGCTGCGCGGAGAGGGCGCCTGAGCGGATCTCGGCGCCGGCGGGGTAGCGCGACCCGGTATCGGGGTATAGGGCCGCCATGGACGGAAAGGTCTGGCTCGTTCTGGGCACCCTGGTCGCGGTGGGACTCGCCGTGCTCGCCGCCGTGCTGCTCACCCGGGTCTTCGCGGCCCGGCGACTGCTGGTCGACGCGGGGATCCCGCTGCAGGACAAGGCTCTGTTCTGGGTCGCGGTCGTCTACACGATCTCGCCGGTGGACCTGATCCCGGACCCGGTATACCTGGACGACATCGGGATCCTGCTGCTGGCGCTGCGCGCGCTGCACTCGGCGGCCGGAGCCGCCCGCTCCTCGAAGGAGCCCGGCGCCCCCGCCTGAGCCCTCCGGGTCGGACGTGCCGGCCGAAGAGGACCGGATTCCCGTCCGGGTCGACCACGACGGCGACGGCCGACGACGGGCTGCGACGGGCGGGAAGCGGGAGGTCAGCGGACTCCGCGGGGGCGGAACTGGATGCTCACACGAGGGCCGACGGCCCGGGCCGACTTGGGTACCGCGTGCTCCATGGTCCGCTGACAGGAGCCGCCCATGACCACGAGGTCGCCGTGCCCCAGCGTCAGCCGCAGCCGGGTGGACCCGCCGTCCCGGGAACGGAAGGCCAGGTCCCGCGGATCACCGACGGAGACGATGGCCACCATGGTGTCCTCGGCCGAGGAACGGCCGGTCCGGTCCCCGTGCCAGGCGACGCTGTCGCGGCCGTCGCGGTACAGACACAGGCCGGCGGTGGTGAAGGGCTCGCCGAGCTCCGCGGCGTAGTGGCCGGTCAGCGCCTCGCGGGCCTCGGCGAGCGAGGGGTGCGGCAGGGGCTCGCCCTCGGCGTAGAAGGCGAGCAGCCGGGGCACCTCCACCTCCCGCTCGTACATCTGCCGCCGCTCGGCGCGCCAGGGCACGTCGGCGGCCAGCCGCTCGAACAGCGCGTCGGCGCCGCTCAGCCAGCCGGGCAGGTGATCGACCCAGGCCCCGGCTCCCAGGTGGATCCGCCGCAGGTCCCCGAGGGGGCCGAGCCGGATCTCGTCACCTTGGTCGAAGAGGGAACCCTGAAGGCCCTGGGCTGCGTGCATGGAGCCAGCCTAACCCCGAAACCGAACACCTGCACGAATCCACCGGGGTACGTACGCACGCTCCGCGGTCATGCCCCGGGTGGCGGCTGGTGCAGGCCGAAGGGCGTGCCCTGGTCGTCGTGGCACAGCTGGAAGCGCCCGAACCGGGCGATCGACTCCTCGCCGCCGCCCAGCTCGACGTCGTCGACGGAGCCTCCGAGCTCGCGGACCTGTTCGAGGGCCGCCGCCATGTCGTCGACCGCGAAGAACAGGTACGGCCTCGCGCCCGGGTCGTCGCCGTGCAGTCCGCCACGGACGTTGGGCGTCCGGATCGCGAATCCGCCGCCGTCGCTCGGGCCCGGTTCGAAGGTCCAGCCGAACAGGCCCCCGAAGAAGGTGCGGGCCCGTTCCTCGTCCCCCGCGCCCAGCTCGAAGAAGGAAACCTCACCGGCCATCGCCGACTCCCGTCGCCCGTCACCCGCCGCTGCCGCCGCACGTCCCGCCGCACGTCCCGTCGCTCCTCACGCGTCCGGCGTCGGCCGTGCCGCAGCCGTGCTCCCACGGTAGGTCCGCCCCCGTACGGCCGCACCCGGCCCCGTCCGGAGCGACGGCCGGCACAGCACGGTGACGGCCACGGAGACGCCCGCGACGACGGCCATCGCGGTGCCTGGGGCGACGAACTGGGCCAGGCCGCCGGCGAGGGCGGCGCCGATGCCCTGACAGGTCATCCGGCCGGCCGACTCGACTCCCTGGACCTGGCCTCGGATGGCTTCGGGGGTCTGTTCGAGGAGCTGCTCCTGCAGGGGCAGG encodes:
- a CDS encoding MarR family winged helix-turn-helix transcriptional regulator, which codes for MAEPRWLDDREMRAWSGFLAASALVNRRLDQQLKDDAGLSHPQYEILVRLAAAPGRELRMTELANGLINSKSGLTYQVTQMEKAGLVRRRSCPSDVRGVFAVLTDAGRAKLEEAAPGHVATVREILVDVLTPGQLDALADGLGEVGRRLRGEGA
- a CDS encoding YkvA family protein, producing the protein MDGKVWLVLGTLVAVGLAVLAAVLLTRVFAARRLLVDAGIPLQDKALFWVAVVYTISPVDLIPDPVYLDDIGILLLALRALHSAAGAARSSKEPGAPA
- a CDS encoding alpha-ketoglutarate-dependent dioxygenase AlkB; this translates as MHAAQGLQGSLFDQGDEIRLGPLGDLRRIHLGAGAWVDHLPGWLSGADALFERLAADVPWRAERRQMYEREVEVPRLLAFYAEGEPLPHPSLAEAREALTGHYAAELGEPFTTAGLCLYRDGRDSVAWHGDRTGRSSAEDTMVAIVSVGDPRDLAFRSRDGGSTRLRLTLGHGDLVVMGGSCQRTMEHAVPKSARAVGPRVSIQFRPRGVR
- a CDS encoding VOC family protein — protein: MAGEVSFFELGAGDEERARTFFGGLFGWTFEPGPSDGGGFAIRTPNVRGGLHGDDPGARPYLFFAVDDMAAALEQVRELGGSVDDVELGGGEESIARFGRFQLCHDDQGTPFGLHQPPPGA